A DNA window from Vibrio sp. CDRSL-10 TSBA contains the following coding sequences:
- a CDS encoding four-carbon acid sugar kinase family protein, which produces MPIIGAVADDLTGATTVGVLLSKSGVKTAAIFSNTELCDTDNLKKYDGLIISSDSRALPKEAAYRRVLNATKGLKAIGIEQFSKRTDTTLRGKIGVEIDAMLDELGPDYIAIMVPAMPKSKRIMVGGFSIIEGVPLTRTQVFYDVKTPVKENYIPKLIQETIEP; this is translated from the coding sequence ATGCCGATCATTGGAGCCGTTGCAGATGATTTGACAGGGGCTACAACCGTCGGAGTGCTTTTGTCAAAATCCGGAGTAAAAACTGCCGCCATATTTAGTAATACAGAATTATGCGATACCGATAATCTTAAGAAATATGATGGCTTAATCATTAGCAGTGATAGCAGAGCATTACCTAAAGAAGCAGCTTACCGACGAGTGCTTAACGCCACTAAAGGACTCAAAGCTATCGGGATAGAGCAATTTTCCAAACGAACGGATACGACATTGCGAGGTAAAATTGGCGTCGAAATTGACGCCATGCTCGATGAGCTGGGACCAGACTATATCGCAATTATGGTTCCAGCTATGCCTAAGTCAAAACGTATTATGGTCGGCGGATTTTCGATTATCGAAGGAGTTCCATTAACAAGAACTCAAGTTTTTTACGATGTAAAAACACCGGTAAAGGAGAATTACATCCCTAAACTTATCCAAGAAACAATCGAGCCATAA
- a CDS encoding nucleotide-binding domain containing protein, with translation MEGKSSLKLELVKSRKEGNKIILIDAISDDDIDVIAESIIELDWKTLAVDPGALTERLAVYKKDATAQSPTDTDTIKHSSAKHEEKIVIIAAGSATEVTKKQMELLCVDKQHQRIHINPMDLILNGDDGIKCALRNVLERIKSTPKIKSILIETALQGERLDLAETDKQYHFPLGESSKRINKSLGIIVGLLIQDLGNNRVAGLYMTGGETMVNVCSVLNVNSIELIDYVIPQTDIGRFIDGEYRDMPFICKGGMTGHDRIVSDIIDRLLNESKKELVG, from the coding sequence TTGGAAGGCAAAAGCTCACTAAAGCTCGAACTAGTCAAGTCACGAAAGGAAGGTAACAAGATCATACTCATTGATGCAATTAGCGATGATGATATTGATGTTATCGCTGAAAGTATCATCGAGCTGGATTGGAAAACTTTAGCAGTTGATCCAGGTGCGTTGACCGAGAGACTAGCAGTTTATAAAAAGGATGCCACGGCTCAAAGTCCAACTGACACCGATACTATCAAGCACAGCAGCGCCAAGCATGAGGAAAAGATAGTCATCATTGCTGCGGGTAGTGCAACGGAAGTGACTAAAAAACAAATGGAGCTCCTTTGTGTCGATAAGCAACATCAAAGGATTCATATCAATCCGATGGACTTAATACTGAATGGCGATGATGGAATTAAATGTGCGCTTAGAAATGTATTAGAGCGTATTAAATCTACCCCCAAAATTAAGTCGATCCTGATTGAAACAGCTTTACAGGGTGAAAGACTCGATCTTGCTGAAACAGATAAACAGTATCACTTCCCATTAGGCGAAAGCTCAAAGCGCATAAATAAGTCCCTTGGTATTATTGTGGGCCTATTAATACAGGATCTTGGTAATAATCGTGTGGCCGGACTATATATGACCGGAGGTGAAACCATGGTCAATGTCTGTTCCGTGCTAAATGTGAATAGTATTGAACTGATTGACTATGTTATTCCTCAGACAGATATAGGTCGTTTTATTGATGGTGAATATCGTGATATGCCTTTTATCTGTAAAGGAGGGATGACGGGGCACGATAGAATCGTTAGCGATATTATTGATCGTCTTCTCAACGAATCCAAAAAGGAACTTGTAGGATGA
- a CDS encoding triose-phosphate isomerase, with translation MRKKIVGASWKMHINSISEGISLAKELHKEVGNIDNVDIFILPAFPLISEIASIFKDGNITWGGQNMCFDAKGAYTGEVPGLMLKELDCKYVETWPCRTKSTVQ, from the coding sequence ATGAGAAAGAAAATTGTAGGTGCTAGTTGGAAAATGCACATCAATTCTATTTCAGAAGGTATTTCCCTTGCTAAAGAACTTCATAAAGAAGTGGGCAATATCGATAACGTTGATATTTTTATTTTACCCGCATTTCCACTCATAAGTGAAATCGCATCTATTTTCAAAGATGGGAACATTACTTGGGGGGGACAGAACATGTGTTTTGACGCTAAAGGGGCATATACCGGTGAAGTTCCTGGCTTAATGCTGAAAGAACTCGACTGTAAATATGTCGAAACTTGGCCATGCAGAACGAAAAGCACTGTTCAATGA
- a CDS encoding triose-phosphate isomerase family protein encodes MSKLGHAERKALFNETDQQVNQKLHLCQTLGLTPVLCIGETDDDIRNGRELREIQSQVLTMLNGLDNEFIKTVILAYEPVWAIGKEQTATLDYIEHIHAFIRNLIEKHFGHSVADIVRIIYGGSVNPDTSDELFKLPNVDGAFIGRFGLNPKNFNRITQSATNLIK; translated from the coding sequence ATGTCGAAACTTGGCCATGCAGAACGAAAAGCACTGTTCAATGAGACCGATCAGCAAGTCAATCAAAAATTACATCTTTGCCAAACTCTAGGTTTAACCCCAGTGCTTTGTATCGGAGAAACCGATGATGACATTCGTAACGGCAGAGAATTAAGAGAAATCCAATCCCAGGTACTCACCATGCTTAACGGGTTAGATAATGAGTTTATTAAGACCGTCATTCTGGCTTATGAACCTGTCTGGGCAATAGGAAAGGAACAGACCGCAACCTTAGATTATATCGAGCATATACATGCATTTATTCGAAACCTAATTGAAAAGCACTTTGGCCACTCTGTCGCTGATATAGTCAGAATAATCTATGGTGGTTCGGTTAATCCCGATACATCTGACGAATTATTTAAATTACCAAACGTTGATGGTGCATTCATTGGTAGGTTTGGACTGAACCCAAAAAACTTCAATCGAATTACACAAAGTGCTACAAACTTAATTAAATAA
- the rpiB gene encoding ribose 5-phosphate isomerase B produces the protein MNIAIGCDEAAFELKETLKNHLINKGFEVFDFGTKSKDETVLYPTVALDVANVVKDGKCQRGVLLCGTGIGMAITANKVKGIRAAVCHDPYSTERSRKSNDAQIISMGARIIAPELAEYLLDIWLDCDFSGAGSYEKVQKITEYELSH, from the coding sequence ATGAATATCGCTATTGGATGTGATGAAGCTGCATTTGAATTGAAAGAAACACTCAAAAACCATCTCATAAATAAAGGCTTTGAAGTTTTCGACTTTGGCACTAAGTCAAAAGATGAAACTGTCTTATATCCCACCGTAGCTTTGGATGTGGCCAACGTCGTTAAAGATGGAAAGTGTCAACGTGGCGTACTTCTGTGTGGGACTGGAATAGGAATGGCAATTACCGCCAATAAAGTTAAAGGAATCAGAGCTGCAGTTTGTCATGATCCATACTCTACCGAAAGATCAAGGAAGAGCAATGACGCCCAAATAATCTCAATGGGAGCTCGAATTATCGCTCCTGAATTAGCTGAGTATTTGTTAGATATCTGGCTAGATTGCGATTTTTCTGGAGCAGGATCTTATGAGAAAGTACAGAAGATTACTGAATATGAATTAAGTCATTAA
- a CDS encoding 2-keto-3-deoxygluconate permease, which translates to MLAVAIKSIFPDFFEIGGFTSGLFKDGQPAMMGLFLILCGSAIDVRQVGMPLYKGTVLTGMKFVLGVLLGLAVAKFFGPSGWMGLTPMVIIAAITNSNSSLYISLSSQFGKPTDTGAISILSLNDGPFFSLVALGATGLATIPLQSLVATVIPLMIGFAWGNLDPGFRETCKKAQPIVTFFMTIAIGSGTDLGTLLTAGASGILLGLISAATGFLFFYLYNLMLKKEERSAMGAAVGTTALNSAMTPAAIADADPTLEPFVPMATAQCATASIITLFLCPFIVAFLDRRMKRKQSNQSQQEEAQA; encoded by the coding sequence GTGCTTGCTGTCGCCATAAAAAGTATCTTTCCCGATTTTTTCGAAATTGGTGGTTTTACCTCAGGCTTATTTAAAGATGGTCAACCCGCGATGATGGGACTGTTCCTGATATTATGTGGTTCGGCTATTGATGTGAGACAAGTCGGTATGCCGCTGTACAAAGGAACCGTGTTAACAGGAATGAAGTTTGTGTTAGGGGTTTTGTTAGGACTAGCCGTCGCAAAATTCTTCGGGCCATCCGGCTGGATGGGTCTGACGCCAATGGTCATTATTGCAGCTATCACAAACTCCAACAGCTCGCTTTACATTTCTCTTTCGTCTCAGTTTGGTAAGCCTACGGATACAGGTGCAATTTCAATTCTGTCCTTAAATGACGGTCCATTTTTCTCACTGGTCGCGCTCGGAGCAACTGGCTTGGCAACCATTCCTCTACAGTCCTTGGTTGCCACAGTCATTCCACTGATGATCGGATTTGCGTGGGGCAACCTGGATCCCGGATTCAGAGAAACTTGTAAGAAAGCCCAACCGATCGTCACCTTTTTTATGACAATAGCGATTGGTTCAGGAACAGATTTGGGGACTCTGCTCACCGCAGGTGCTTCAGGCATCCTACTAGGCCTTATTTCTGCAGCAACCGGCTTCTTGTTCTTCTATCTATACAACCTGATGTTGAAAAAAGAAGAGAGAAGTGCAATGGGTGCTGCGGTAGGTACAACTGCACTAAATTCAGCGATGACGCCAGCTGCGATTGCAGATGCGGATCCAACTCTGGAACCATTTGTGCCCATGGCCACAGCGCAATGTGCAACAGCGTCAATCATTACTTTATTCTTGTGCCCATTTATCGTGGCCTTCCTTGACCGACGGATGAAACGTAAGCAGTCCAACCAGAGTCAACAAGAAGAAGCTCAAGCATAG
- a CDS encoding fructose-bisphosphatase class II has translation MRDVILNFLEATESAAINSASFVAKGNKNQLDAVAVRSLRDTINILPVSVNVVTGEGTIDNAPLLSMGEILGYGGRALDMAVDPVDGTSLAANGQANSVVSLSIAPQGSLQPLPDMYMEKMVCPVPYLLDMECSLEYNVRNVANALHKPTSELRVAVSQQTTARNGNSYAKRNERQSLSHQ, from the coding sequence ATGAGAGATGTTATTTTGAATTTTCTCGAGGCGACTGAAAGCGCCGCCATTAATTCAGCTAGCTTCGTCGCCAAAGGAAACAAAAATCAACTCGATGCCGTTGCGGTACGATCGTTACGAGATACGATTAACATACTTCCCGTATCAGTTAACGTGGTGACCGGTGAAGGCACCATAGACAACGCTCCACTGTTGAGTATGGGCGAAATCCTGGGATACGGTGGCAGAGCACTAGATATGGCTGTCGACCCTGTAGATGGAACAAGTTTAGCTGCAAACGGACAAGCAAACAGCGTGGTATCACTGTCAATTGCGCCGCAAGGTAGTCTGCAACCACTACCTGACATGTACATGGAAAAAATGGTCTGCCCGGTCCCCTACTTGCTGGATATGGAATGTTCATTGGAATACAACGTGAGAAATGTTGCCAATGCACTACATAAACCCACATCAGAACTTCGAGTAGCCGTTTCTCAACAAACCACGGCACGAAACGGCAATTCGTACGCTAAGAGAAATGAACGTCAAAGTCTATCTCATCAATGA
- a CDS encoding fructose-bisphosphatase class II, giving the protein MNVKVYLINDGDILASLDVMQNKYDFLYSIGGAPEGLISACIVAALNGDMATRLVSSAQFKQTSEEYKKYEAECCKNLNLQMGEILPLSRLVKAKDIFTILTCLTDCGDATGPEINESRISVNSIIVEGKHSCVTYMAKTKFNVN; this is encoded by the coding sequence ATGAACGTCAAAGTCTATCTCATCAATGATGGAGATATTCTGGCTAGCCTGGATGTGATGCAAAACAAATATGATTTTCTCTATTCGATTGGCGGAGCACCGGAAGGTTTAATTTCAGCGTGTATCGTCGCAGCCTTAAACGGTGATATGGCGACCCGTCTTGTTTCATCTGCACAGTTTAAACAGACCAGCGAGGAATACAAAAAGTACGAAGCCGAATGTTGTAAGAATCTCAATTTGCAGATGGGGGAAATTCTACCTCTCTCCCGCTTAGTTAAGGCAAAAGATATATTCACCATTCTGACATGTTTGACCGACTGTGGTGACGCGACTGGTCCAGAGATAAATGAGAGCCGGATTAGTGTAAACAGCATTATCGTAGAAGGTAAACACTCATGTGTGACTTATATGGCCAAAACCAAATTTAACGTTAACTAG
- a CDS encoding metallophosphoesterase — MNALEKLPLHRCISVNTSGRDLFIGDVHGDFTLLIHALKMVHFDKYHDRVFSVGDLTDRGNDSWQCLTLAREKWFYPVLGNHESFIVQRYDESPDRHSNWLLNGGDWWLQLNPAQQNLAREIIASQYSLTLSVTVGNKLIGVLHAEYPYFSWPPQAEFIDEELRHRMLWGRDDILRSSAQLIDNVDFVVCGHTPIDCPKIRKNKLFIDTGAGYEPNNFIPDPRLSVCEFHPDAIEIRSFNLHDEKRTEIELF, encoded by the coding sequence ATGAACGCGCTGGAAAAACTGCCATTACATCGCTGTATCAGCGTCAATACCTCGGGGCGGGATCTGTTTATCGGGGATGTGCACGGTGACTTCACTTTGCTGATCCATGCACTGAAAATGGTTCATTTTGACAAGTACCACGACCGGGTGTTTTCAGTCGGCGATCTGACAGACCGGGGCAATGACTCCTGGCAGTGTTTGACCCTCGCAAGAGAGAAATGGTTTTATCCGGTATTGGGTAACCATGAAAGCTTCATTGTGCAGCGCTACGATGAATCGCCCGACCGGCACAGTAACTGGCTGCTCAATGGCGGCGATTGGTGGCTACAACTCAACCCGGCGCAGCAAAACCTTGCGCGTGAAATCATAGCCAGCCAATACAGCCTGACGCTCAGTGTCACTGTGGGCAATAAGTTGATCGGTGTTTTGCATGCCGAGTACCCGTATTTCAGTTGGCCACCGCAGGCTGAGTTTATCGATGAGGAATTGCGCCACCGAATGCTGTGGGGAAGAGACGATATTCTGAGAAGCAGCGCGCAGTTAATTGATAACGTGGATTTTGTGGTGTGCGGACACACCCCTATCGATTGTCCTAAGATCAGGAAAAACAAACTGTTTATCGATACAGGAGCCGGCTACGAACCCAATAATTTTATTCCTGATCCTCGGCTGAGCGTCTGTGAGTTCCATCCGGACGCCATTGAAATACGTTCCTTTAACTTACACGATGAGAAACGCACGGAAATCGAGTTGTTCTAG
- a CDS encoding AraC family transcriptional regulator encodes MSKHFSTQAEETANLNFLMKYLQSEKLYPQPGSESITDHLMHILMVETLRKWSHQPGNASQGWMNAGRDHRIMRVLSALHSNPQKHWQLTELAELAGMSRAGFVRRFSDVTGTTPLKYLTQWRMRLASKALRTSNQSIKHIGFDLGYGSESAFSSAFSRVFGHSASEHRQNKP; translated from the coding sequence GTGAGTAAGCATTTTTCCACTCAGGCCGAAGAGACCGCCAATCTCAACTTCCTGATGAAGTATCTGCAAAGTGAAAAATTATATCCTCAGCCAGGCAGTGAATCGATTACCGATCACCTGATGCATATTTTGATGGTAGAAACGCTGCGTAAATGGAGTCATCAGCCGGGTAATGCCAGTCAGGGGTGGATGAACGCCGGTCGCGATCATCGCATCATGCGGGTATTAAGCGCCCTGCATTCAAACCCGCAGAAACACTGGCAACTGACTGAATTAGCCGAGTTGGCGGGGATGTCACGGGCCGGTTTTGTCAGGCGTTTTAGTGACGTAACCGGCACCACGCCGCTGAAATACCTGACACAGTGGCGTATGCGGTTAGCCAGTAAAGCATTACGAACCAGTAACCAGTCGATCAAGCACATCGGCTTTGATTTGGGCTATGGCTCAGAAAGTGCGTTTAGCAGCGCATTTAGTCGGGTGTTTGGACATTCAGCTTCCGAACACAGACAGAATAAGCCTTAA
- a CDS encoding MFS transporter, translated as MFAALLLSSGALTGRFGAKNVFIFGVSVFICASVACAFAPSITMLIAMRAIQGIGAAFLVPGSLTILRIYNDDERIRSGAIATWAAAGAMALVAGPVVGGWLVEHFGWKSIFLINFPLGLVCILVIALLAAAKPRQAQRINVPSQFFLALTLALFTFLMTEAGRYGWTSTISLSVLVATIFAFVVFQRLEQRSAQRVIDCEISTNPVIKSAVSGRIFM; from the coding sequence GTGTTTGCCGCTTTGCTTCTCTCTTCCGGCGCTCTGACCGGCCGCTTTGGCGCCAAAAATGTATTTATTTTCGGCGTGTCGGTATTTATCTGCGCCTCTGTCGCCTGTGCTTTTGCACCTTCAATCACCATGCTGATCGCCATGCGTGCCATCCAGGGCATTGGTGCCGCTTTTCTGGTTCCCGGCTCACTGACCATTTTGCGCATCTATAACGATGACGAACGAATTCGTTCCGGAGCGATAGCCACCTGGGCCGCTGCCGGTGCAATGGCTCTGGTCGCCGGTCCTGTCGTTGGCGGTTGGTTAGTGGAACATTTTGGTTGGAAAAGTATCTTTCTGATTAACTTTCCGCTCGGACTTGTGTGTATTCTGGTAATCGCGCTGCTGGCCGCGGCAAAACCACGCCAGGCGCAGCGTATCAATGTTCCCAGCCAGTTCTTTCTGGCTCTGACACTGGCGTTATTCACCTTTCTGATGACAGAAGCCGGGCGTTACGGCTGGACCAGCACAATTTCACTAAGCGTATTGGTCGCAACCATTTTTGCGTTTGTTGTATTTCAACGTCTGGAGCAACGCAGTGCACAACGGGTGATTGATTGTGAAATAAGCACGAACCCAGTAATAAAATCGGCAGTTTCTGGTCGGATTTTTATGTAA
- a CDS encoding MFS transporter, protein MFSLFFQSQLHLSALETGIAFIPMMACTALINFSSKWFGEWFSIRTLSLFGSLVSVVGFASLLFITDSWGPAQLFVPMMLLGGGTSFAMPIMTNLILSESSSRAAGSASALFNCARQMGGVTGVAVFGFILTYQGENTWFDGLRMVALCAAVLAVIWVYIGFTRLPKRRLSEKTPTIKV, encoded by the coding sequence ATTTTCAGTCTCTTTTTCCAGAGCCAACTCCACTTGTCCGCGCTTGAAACCGGCATCGCCTTCATTCCAATGATGGCGTGTACAGCGCTGATCAATTTCAGTTCCAAATGGTTTGGTGAATGGTTTTCAATCCGCACTCTCTCGCTATTCGGCAGTCTGGTCTCTGTAGTGGGCTTTGCCAGTTTGCTGTTTATCACGGATTCCTGGGGCCCGGCACAGTTGTTTGTGCCGATGATGCTACTGGGCGGAGGCACGTCATTTGCCATGCCAATTATGACGAATCTGATTTTGTCTGAATCCAGCAGCCGTGCTGCCGGTTCTGCCTCAGCCCTGTTTAACTGTGCCAGACAGATGGGCGGAGTCACCGGAGTCGCGGTGTTTGGTTTCATTCTCACCTATCAGGGAGAGAATACCTGGTTCGACGGGCTGAGAATGGTTGCACTATGTGCGGCTGTCCTGGCAGTAATTTGGGTATACATCGGCTTTACAAGACTACCTAAGAGACGCTTGAGTGAGAAAACGCCGACAATCAAAGTCTAA
- a CDS encoding CSS-motif domain-containing protein: MIITLITVLVVDYITYHIQKDEQLRFNQLAYEEAVQVTEQIIAVLNTAQTLPQPQCTQETLDSLRVLTHHNSKIYDLGIIDGDTVLCSANWGRLGPVKIASKDETSFLGYDFYSNVINLFPTDQAYNLVQKGRFFSVEQSAPYASLIRQQPHFWFQIRNY; this comes from the coding sequence TTGATTATCACACTCATTACAGTCTTAGTCGTTGATTATATTACTTATCATATTCAGAAAGACGAACAACTGAGATTTAATCAACTTGCCTATGAAGAAGCGGTGCAAGTCACCGAGCAAATTATCGCGGTACTGAATACAGCGCAGACCCTGCCGCAACCTCAATGCACCCAAGAAACCTTAGATTCTCTAAGAGTACTTACTCACCACAACAGCAAAATTTATGATCTTGGCATCATCGATGGTGATACGGTGCTGTGCTCCGCTAACTGGGGCAGACTGGGTCCGGTTAAAATAGCTTCCAAGGATGAAACATCATTTCTTGGCTACGATTTTTACTCAAACGTCATTAACCTGTTTCCAACCGATCAAGCCTATAATCTGGTGCAAAAAGGGCGTTTTTTCTCTGTCGAACAATCCGCCCCCTACGCGTCTTTGATCAGGCAGCAACCTCATTTCTGGTTTCAAATAAGAAACTATTGA
- a CDS encoding EAL domain-containing protein → MEYQPVIAVNDQHIIGVESLVRWHDSKFGRVSPEVFITIAEKLHLYPELSYFIAERAVTDIAPILQKYPTFALGINIDTYEIQDQQYLSHLFALVQHHNINPDQIKIEITERISLPLTELSDFSQRAKSFGFNVVLDDFGTGVANLVWLTELDFDFIKVDRIFVNALNYDVKRKMVGPIMDLLTSLNRPVVFEGVETEREHDIIKQNCHWGYIQGWYFYRSMPKAELEQLLAEQALTPGIHNGPQTPNLAQLKAI, encoded by the coding sequence TTGGAGTATCAGCCCGTCATCGCGGTGAATGACCAACACATTATTGGCGTTGAAAGCTTAGTACGCTGGCATGACAGCAAGTTTGGCCGTGTATCTCCTGAAGTATTTATTACCATCGCTGAAAAACTGCATCTTTATCCGGAATTATCTTATTTTATCGCTGAGCGCGCGGTTACAGATATAGCGCCGATATTACAAAAGTATCCGACCTTTGCATTGGGCATTAATATTGATACTTATGAAATCCAGGATCAGCAATATCTGTCGCACCTGTTTGCTCTGGTGCAACACCACAATATTAATCCGGATCAGATCAAAATCGAAATCACCGAGCGCATTTCTCTGCCACTCACTGAATTGTCGGATTTTTCCCAACGGGCAAAATCGTTCGGTTTTAACGTGGTACTGGATGATTTCGGCACCGGTGTCGCCAACCTGGTGTGGCTGACCGAGCTGGATTTTGACTTTATCAAAGTAGACCGGATTTTTGTCAATGCGTTGAACTATGACGTGAAACGCAAGATGGTTGGGCCGATCATGGATCTGCTCACCAGTTTAAACCGACCGGTGGTATTTGAAGGGGTTGAAACCGAGCGCGAACACGACATCATCAAGCAAAACTGCCATTGGGGCTATATTCAGGGCTGGTACTTTTACCGTTCGATGCCGAAAGCCGAACTGGAGCAATTACTGGCTGAGCAAGCGTTAACGCCCGGAATACACAATGGCCCGCAGACACCAAATCTGGCGCAACTCAAAGCGATTTAA
- a CDS encoding AAA family ATPase, giving the protein MKKPLQVVVTGGPGGGKTTALDLFRRELGEQIVVVPEAATLLFSGGVTRCDNEQAIKMVQKTIFQLQRNLEDIHKLQYPDRLLVCDRGSLDGLAYWPNSESDFFKQVNSSFDKEIARYDAVIFFESAAASGKDISSNNPTRNESLAQAAKLDKKLQRIWSRHPHFYFVGSSESFVRKIMFGIMTLENVINRYPAP; this is encoded by the coding sequence ATGAAAAAGCCATTACAAGTGGTGGTAACCGGAGGCCCAGGCGGCGGTAAAACCACCGCATTGGATCTGTTTCGCCGCGAACTGGGGGAGCAAATTGTGGTGGTCCCTGAAGCGGCAACATTACTCTTCTCGGGCGGCGTAACCCGCTGTGATAACGAGCAGGCGATAAAAATGGTGCAGAAAACCATTTTTCAGCTGCAGAGAAACCTGGAAGATATTCATAAGCTGCAGTACCCAGACCGTTTATTAGTCTGTGACCGTGGCTCTCTCGATGGCCTCGCCTATTGGCCCAATTCGGAAAGTGACTTTTTCAAACAGGTCAACTCCAGCTTCGATAAAGAGATCGCCCGCTACGACGCCGTGATCTTTTTTGAGTCAGCCGCGGCCTCCGGCAAAGACATCAGCAGCAACAATCCAACCCGTAATGAATCTTTGGCTCAGGCGGCCAAGCTGGATAAAAAGTTACAGCGTATCTGGTCACGCCATCCGCATTTTTATTTTGTCGGCAGCTCCGAATCCTTTGTCCGAAAAATCATGTTCGGCATTATGACGCTGGAGAATGTGATTAATCGCTACCCGGCACCTTAA
- a CDS encoding nucleoside deaminase, with protein sequence MCQTLPTDIDQYFQLACDTTIEGLRKGTGGPFGATLVRNGEVICAVGNTVLEQTDISGHAEMVAVRLGCKKLDTLDLSDCVMYATCEPCPMCVAVMMWAGIKTCYYASSHHDAAAHGFSDQHLRDYLDGSDKSAFNMIHVSQGRDDCQAIWDEFTRLSAEQ encoded by the coding sequence ATGTGTCAAACGCTGCCAACCGATATCGATCAATACTTTCAGCTCGCCTGCGATACCACCATCGAAGGTTTGAGAAAAGGCACCGGCGGCCCCTTTGGCGCCACATTAGTACGCAATGGCGAAGTCATTTGTGCGGTCGGCAACACAGTATTGGAACAGACCGATATTTCCGGCCATGCCGAAATGGTCGCAGTACGACTGGGGTGTAAAAAACTCGATACCCTGGATTTGTCAGATTGTGTGATGTACGCCACCTGTGAGCCGTGCCCGATGTGTGTCGCGGTGATGATGTGGGCTGGCATCAAAACCTGTTATTACGCGTCGTCACACCATGATGCAGCCGCGCATGGCTTTTCCGACCAACACCTGCGTGATTACCTTGATGGCTCTGACAAATCGGCTTTCAACATGATTCATGTCTCTCAGGGAAGAGACGACTGCCAGGCCATCTGGGACGAGTTCACCCGGCTGAGTGCTGAGCAATAA
- the amrA gene encoding AmmeMemoRadiSam system protein A, with translation MPVLSCIKLSDDERRALLDFVWQVLEQALAGQGFQLPNAPRSETLRQPAASFVTLHHNGQLRGCIGSLSADEALWKNVCHNAYASGFKDARFAPLTAQDKAGLSVEISVLSALTPVENQGEAELLQRLRPDIDGLLLEDERHRAVFLPSVWQALPEPDQFVAALKAKGGWPPGYWSKDIDIHLFSTTVISDNAGSV, from the coding sequence ATGCCAGTTTTGTCTTGTATTAAGCTCAGCGATGACGAGCGCCGGGCACTGCTAGATTTTGTGTGGCAGGTACTGGAACAGGCTCTCGCAGGTCAGGGCTTTCAGCTGCCGAATGCGCCACGCAGTGAAACCCTGCGCCAACCTGCCGCCAGCTTCGTTACTCTGCATCACAACGGGCAACTGCGCGGCTGTATTGGTTCGTTGTCAGCCGATGAAGCGTTATGGAAAAACGTCTGTCACAATGCTTACGCCAGTGGATTTAAAGACGCGCGTTTTGCGCCGCTGACAGCGCAAGACAAGGCCGGATTAAGTGTTGAGATTTCGGTGTTGTCTGCTTTAACTCCCGTCGAAAATCAGGGTGAGGCTGAATTGTTGCAGCGACTCAGACCAGATATCGATGGCTTATTGCTTGAAGATGAGCGACATCGCGCCGTTTTCCTGCCCTCGGTATGGCAAGCCTTGCCCGAGCCGGACCAGTTTGTGGCCGCGTTGAAAGCCAAAGGTGGCTGGCCGCCGGGCTACTGGAGCAAAGACATCGACATCCATTTATTTTCGACCACGGTTATCAGTGACAACGCGGGCTCGGTATAA